The DNA window GCGTATGAATAAGTAGAAGCACACTTTGCTTGGTTACTTCTTGCACACCACGCCTTGGCCACTCATGCCACTGGCACAGGTGATGCCAGCGAGCTCTGCCTCTGACACCATAGCAACGGCGCCATCGTCGTCACGGCGACCACCACCAGGCGCAAAACGCGCGACGGCGCAGTCGGCGGCGAAGAGGCTGGACGTGGTGAAGTTGCCCTCCCCTCCCATGGTGGGCATGGAGGCCCTGACATCGAACCCGTTCACGTAGTCGGGGCGGTAGGTCTGGCCGACCACGCCGTGCACGTCGCCGGTGAGCGCGTCGAACTTGAAGGCCAGGTCAAGGTGCGCGAGGCAGTCGTCCGCCGTGACGCCGTACCGGTGCACCCTCGACTCCTCCTCGGTGATGGGCACGGCGTTGGCCCTGATGCTGAACCTgccgtcgagcgcgacgagcacgCCGTTGGCGGCCCTGGTGCGGGTGACGGACAGCGCCGGCACGGCTCCGGAGGTCCACGTGCCGTCGGCCCCCTCCGGGAGGTGCACGGGCTCGCCGTCCAGGGTGAGCTCCATGCGGTCGACGTCGTCCTTCCACGCGGCGGTCTTCCGGGCGCCGACGTAGAGCTGGTGGCCGTCGAAGAGCACGGCGATTGCCTGGATCCACGTGAAGTCCCGCGACATGCCGTCGGCGCCGCGCTTGCCGATGAAGTGCGCGTTGATGTGGAGGTCGCGGTCGGAGAGGAGGCAGAAGTCGGCGTCCCGGCGGCCGTGGAAGTAGAAGGCGTTGCCGTCGCCGCCGATGAAGCGCGGGTCGCCGCACGCCCCCGGCACGCTGCACACTGCATGCGATGCGATACCAATGCGCCAGCCGGCCGGCAAGTTGTTAGTACTTGAGAGACATGACCATCAACCTTGAGGCAACCAAGACGAAGCGACGGCGCTCACCGCAGACGGGTTTGCAGGAGCTGCAGTCGGCGTAGCATGACTGGGAACACTCGGCGGGGCACTCCATCGGCTTGCCGGTGCAGTAAGGGTAGAGCTTACGGTGGTGGCACTTCACCTTCATGGGCTTGGGCTTCTCCTTATCGTGCTCCTTCTCCTTGTACGGCTTGGGCCCCTGCGCCTTGGGTGGCCTGTCGTCGGAAGGCTTTGCGGTGGCCGCGACGGCGAGCAGGAGGATGGCCGCGATGGCCAGCGGAAGCAGTGCTCCCAGCCTGGCCATTTGCTTGGAGACGATTGTGCGCTAGCTGTTGCGGCGGCTTCTCCGGTGACCGGTGATCGAGTGCAGTGATGCTGCACTGAGATGAGATGGTGTGGATCCATGCAAGATTCCGAGGTGATTTATAGGCGGCTGATGATCCATCTTGGTGAGCACTCCATATGTTGGACTAGGAGTACATTTGAAGATGCATGGTATATGCCAAAGGTTGCTTGCAACCGCCAGAAATGTGTGGCTTTTCGTGGCCTACGTTCATGCGTATATCCAACTCATTTAGAGTGTCAGATGATTACATGTACGTCGTTGTGCAGGGCCTTTCCTTTTCCATACCTTCGTTGCAGGTTTTCAGGGCCAGGCTGCTAGGGCCGGCTGCTTAGATGCTAACTTTCGTTAGTGTACGTTATTTGGTGCAAGATAAGTTTGAAAAacacttgatttaatttgaagaCTGCAAAAGCGTGTTTATAAATTGAAGCGTAATAAGCAGGACGGCCGCGTGCATATGCCCATTCCTTCAAGAAGAGATCGATCGATGCTAGACATGTGCTTGACAGTCTGCTCAATGAAGCAAATTAACCCTAATTACGCTGCTTATATGCTAGCTAGACGTGTCGCCTGTTCCTGATTACGTACGTACGCTGACACGTATACTTAGCAGTCTCATTATTGTCCTATATATATTCATCTGGATTGAGGACGAATTAAAGTCCATGCTTTCAtttgaggaaaagatgaagggaGATGGAGTGGTACGGCATAGTGGAATCTTATCCTCGTCTTGACACATCAAATTGTAGGTTGATTCGAAAATAAGGAATGAAAACGTACATTCACGTTTGATTCTACTACTCCAGGAGTCCAGCCGTCCATAAACATTTTAGGTGCTGTTTGGTTCATTCACCAGTAACACAAATGTAAGCGAATtgatcatagatcagttggttggttttcttgtggtggaacctgcctACCCGGATTAAGTCCTCGACTTTACACGGGTGCTCACATTTTTCTGGTCAGGATTTAAtggcgctatgctttcagtggtatgTGGCGTCCCTATCAATAGCGAGgcgtctgtggtgacttcgtaAATCTCAAGATCTGtctcggaggtgctcataggggtagggtttgcatACGTGTGTTCATAAGGGTGAGTGTGCGTACGTGGTGTTGTGGGAGTGTACATTATaccgtgtaattctaaaaaaagtaacGCAGATGTAAATGAAATTAATTGAAATTGCATTTGCGCTACCAACAGCTTTTGCTATCCcagaaagcttttgttggattgCATACATGGGATGCTACATTAGTTCTAAAATGCCAATCCAAATAAACCAAGTTTCAACAGGCTAATTGTTATGTCTTTTCAGGTGAATTTTGGGCCGCTAGATCTACAAAAGATTAGTGTTCAGGTTGGGCTACTCAACTTAGCATCGTGGGCTACCACCACAGTGATTTATTTATTGGGCCTAATCTCCTGCCTAGCGGCTTGAATCTTTTCCGATGCCTTCTCCTTTTGGTCATTCTCCTTTCTTTCTTCGTCTCCTTTTCTCTAGCCTACTAGTTGTTTTTTTCTATTTCGTTTTTTTGTTTCAATTATTGTGGACCAGATGTTTTTTCTAATATTTTAAATTTTTGTTATCTATAACTAAAATATTGTTAATTTAATATTCTCTtcatttgaatgttcttatacttttatttctttagaataagATTTTCACGAACAAAACCTCTAGTCATCCCAACCGTCACTGGAGCTATTGCCAGATTCACCTCTTATTTATGCACGAAACCAAAATAATGAACATCAAACTAAAGAGTATTAGAAGATGGCCCACGTATTGTTGCGGTGATTGTGAAGAATCTAGAATAAAATTGATTAGAGATGATATATGTGAATAGCCCTGCAATTAAGAGGTTCGAAGTTAGTGGGATGACAAGGCTATTAGTGGGGGATGATGTGGATGATTTGCATGTTAAGATAGACTTGTAGTGAGGATTagttttataagagatatagatattgTTGAAAACCTATATATTGTTACTATACACCAAGTTCATTTCCTTTTTTGATAAACAtgttataaaaaaaatagttGCCTTTAGCATGCTCCCTTTTGGTAGAAATGTAATGGTGCCACACTTTTTTGAGCTTCCAGTGTAGGAATTAAACATAACATGTTTGATTTGGAGCTTTATAGACAATTAGCAGAAAACACCTGCAGAACAATCCAAAGGACTCGTATACTATCTATTGGTTTGCCAAGTCTTTCACAAATGAGTCGTACAAGTGAAGCAAATACAACAATATACATGTGAAGGGGAGAAACAGCGGAAGACATCCAGATGGACCATGTACCTCGTGACTTTTGGTGTCAAAAGATGATACATTTATCTCAACTGAAAACTAATTTGGCACTATATTTAGAGATTATCTCAAACAAACTACAGACCTAAGAGCTTCACATGACAATTAGCACAAACAACCAGATAAGCAAACAAAGGGAAGCTCACAGAGTCATGGTCACACTAAGATATTGGCTTGTGAAATGTAAAAACTAAAACTAAGGACACACACACTAGCATGGAGAACAAACCTAGTTGTCACTCAAAGTTCTTTCACCCAAACAAGAGCAAAGCACAAAGCTAAAACATGAATGGAAAAGCAAGAATTGAAAAGATGGATAAGACACAACCAGATTTTCCCCCTTGGTATCAGATAGTTGCCACTACCCCTAATCCACGTTGGAGCATCGAAGAGTCACCAAGACTTGGTTACATTCCCTTGAGTCACTAAGATTCATGTCTCCACTAGGGAATATCCCTTCTCCACTTCAAATCAGCGGGTTTCAAACTGAGCATGACTCTAGGAGCCTCCCCACAAAGTAGCTCCACCAAAAAGGTCACCTAGTCCTCTATTGAGCGTCTAGGTGctagcaaacaccaagagtaataagtatTCAACCTTCACTTGATATCAATCCAAGCCAAGAGCTCCAATATGCATACTAGGCACACTCTCCACCATGTGACCATGACTCGAATGCCCTCAAACCCTTCCCAAGGCACACTCTCCACCATGTGACCTTGACTCGAATGCCCTCTGAACCCTTCCCAAGGTCTTTCTATATGTGTAGACCAAGGGTTGAAGAGAGCTTCAAATGAGCCAgggaacacacacatatatagggTGGGAAGGGAATGCTGGCCGTTGGGGAAAAAAAAACTGCAGACACCAAAGTCTGATCTTTTTCTTTATGGTCCAATCCCAAGTCTTTATTTGTCTAGTctgatctttttttttctttatttatataATCAGCAACTCTCCCTTGATTCATTTAGGAAAAGTGCGTAAGAGTGATATCCATACTTTCCGTTATCACCAAAGATGGATTTAATAACAAATAGTATCAAACGAAATGGAAGAGATTAGTAATTACTCTTATCAACAAAGATGGATTCAATTTAATAACAAGTAGTATCAAAGGCCTGATGATGCTGCTGCGCGTGCTTGTCACCGTACCATGCATACTAGTATACTACACATTGGCATTTCGTGCGTCTGCGACGTACATGCGCTGGACTGGACCCTGCAAACTCCGGTCCATAGCAATGCAAGGAGGAGAAGCACGTACTATGCCTACGCTACTGATGAACTGAACAGTTGAAGCAGCTAGCGGTGATGATGCAGAAGGCGACGAAAGGACCGGCGGCTGCGTCGATCGAGCCGGGACTTTTTGGTTTCTTTCGTTCCATAGAAAAAGAAGAGTAAAGTCCACGGGTGAAGCACTACTACAAGAAATTTAACTGAGACAGACAAAAGCGCTTAACCAAGGCGGACAAGCCAATCGCCTCGGTCCAAAGGTTACGGTTAATCATGGCCTTAACCGAGACAGTtagccaaccgcctcggttaatcgtttAATATTTGCCTTAAgcagcccgcctcggttaaggttttaaccgaggcggttgtctAAAGCAGCCCGCCTCGGTTAAAACATTAACGGAGACGGTTGTTATTAATTGTCCGTGATTTCtagatttaaaaaaaatgctttttcaaatttgaatttgaatttcggTAATGGAAACAGATAAAGCAGAAAACAGAGGACAAACCTATATACATTCATTCTCGTTCGATGAACCAACATTATGGTATTAAATTAGAGATGTCTTTGTAGCATCCGGTtctaagaataaaaccagatatacaccatatgtgagcccagaaagtcaaatctcacatatagctacaaataagggtaatatcaaaagacaatgcttaaatacatagcgtgttagtataaagattataacctccgagtatagacagcggaaagacaactctgatcttcaggcaaagactccAGTTCCACagagacaactgactggttgatcacaagcctaattcctccaaactctagcaatttggtacccatccgaaatttttatccaaataattgaaaaataaagcaagcgtaagtacatgtcgtactcaacaaatataatatggggttcatgaggctcaaaatgctaacactggtttaactgcgattagcttttaatgagtcatgattttagcataggagtagcaacaagtttatcacaagtccataaacacatgatcaggtaaacatgaataatgaatagcataaacaattaaccattagtgagcatcttcatcatccatatcattagtgtccatcatatattctataagggtttcaaggccgctcgtgaccatgagcacggctgatatatcaattttacactctgcagaggttgtacactttcactgtgagtcgtgatttacccattcgcccgaggtagctaatctcttaacccacttccaaggaaggtcggcaggattcactatgaagcctttcaaatgttCGTTTAACaaattagggccgctaggtttccgtggcctgcgaatgtagagctccccttccatCAGGCATAATAAcatgcagcctatacactgacggactaATACCGCACTATATCTAACCCAAAACATACCcttcttgtgccataaaggtaaccactaataagatagaaaaggttctcatactgagataaagttagagccatatagtCATCACAGcggtactgtaagtcctggatgatcacatacagataagtccttagggagaggaatctagagcatcataaaataacccaatgctctagcccccttgttccatgttgctaaaaaatatcttttaatgtttattgcatattacattagtcaagttacaagatcatggctgtagttgagcactagcatcatactacccaatgcaataacccaaatgtatcaaggtacaagataacaaagcactagaaaatccttagtagcagtcaaggtagacaattgcagtatgaattaaatgatttaaGATGAATagaacaacaaggaagatcccatgctatacttgccttaaacatcgatccttcgataagctttaatcttcaacgttattcttcttcttcttgatcaccacgtatatctcatcgacgggacttaatcataaagcatcacacaagcatccatacaatcatacatgaagcaaacaatagatctaaattagaacagtacaccaaacataaaattaagatgaaaagttcatgaaacgaatctacgtctcgctacgaataGACAAacgcgaaaagcacactaatcggagctacagtgaaaaagatacatctaccgaaagatttgctcatacttcatgtgttttaatcgcataaaaacatatataggatattttatagagattataatttaagtcaaatttagatttaaattataa is part of the Miscanthus floridulus cultivar M001 chromosome 9, ASM1932011v1, whole genome shotgun sequence genome and encodes:
- the LOC136481473 gene encoding uncharacterized protein → MARLGALLPLAIAAILLLAVAATAKPSDDRPPKAQGPKPYKEKEHDKEKPKPMKVKCHHRKLYPYCTGKPMECPAECSQSCYADCSSCKPVCVCSVPGACGDPRFIGGDGNAFYFHGRRDADFCLLSDRDLHINAHFIGKRGADGMSRDFTWIQAIAVLFDGHQLYVGARKTAAWKDDVDRMELTLDGEPVHLPEGADGTWTSGAVPALSVTRTRAANGVLVALDGRFSIRANAVPITEEESRVHRYGVTADDCLAHLDLAFKFDALTGDVHGVVGQTYRPDYVNGFDVRASMPTMGGEGNFTTSSLFAADCAVARFAPGGGRRDDDGAVAMVSEAELAGITCASGMSGQGVVCKK